Proteins encoded within one genomic window of Gasterosteus aculeatus chromosome 18, fGasAcu3.hap1.1, whole genome shotgun sequence:
- the bub1 gene encoding mitotic checkpoint serine/threonine-protein kinase BUB1 isoform X1, translating into MDIATYLQRFEDRMSSYTGDDPLDKWDKFVEYLEQSLPADGLGGMALVFDSLVRRFLNVKQYANDLRYVNCCIRCAGFSPDPVALFSHVYSKGVGTTTAALYVAWARQFEHRGMNEQAEAVYKKAVENRAQPADTVLAELRQFQTRSRSQTAASAGGQSVLQNMDSSQQTSSHREPAAPNKDSLDCPQSYRTVTTVSRSETSGMFPPGRASGVVTVSQYNKEALVLEGSELCFEEVQAQKYFQKLQGRKETIEKLLQEEEEELLCSVGCGEFTGEPSLHRLSAAESLDDTQNPFGRPGPSYRPSNRRSLGLRSHPEPADAHETDAHETSVEWPLQQPGSVSSEISHHAPHLAGGSIETWMAASRSLHRNGGGLSRDEPELSAAHQDAVQEEKLNVSQGGTANLSHITPNTSLGFVQATPSRVLPSPTVNTREALGVIMDMFQASTLLEDPPGGAAPPRTAGREFDPGHHGDGVPAAPFMVFQDEDSGGAAPPEKSKPIRALLEIPAPTRPSEPPEPPPDESTMWGARYNSLCSLAACPNTTDDFNMLARFVSTPSTHKASFSFCEGEQENVCGDGEDEAFTRRQPKKLSPIMEQSPSSDVAFGPPPPSSSAAHGTIVGEGLTPPPHCASSSISMVQPPPPAVLSFRDQTLCPVDSSSAAGWDVYTSPEQAAPPPQQLGAEPFTVMEDSDKPVSPARARGGDAGNVPMSPEGFVWSPERRAEPDRDSSPRPRLQTQLCADVPMSPAHPQFAIEDELMNSPGAADVPMDTAGGAAAVHLVSDPWDEELMARLMASLTPPLDTHPHCIRWQCKVPNIAPKTSISIGNASLRVDCVLGKGAFATVYQATDPVTSNRTVLKVQKPANPWEFYVTTQLDARLRPDVRHLFSTIRSAHFFLNGSVLQGELHGHGTLLNVVNMYKTLSEKAMPPPLVMYFTVCILHMVEQLHAVHIIHGDIKPDNLLLGERFLDNRCFEPENVDHGLHLIDLGQSIDMELFPEGTAFTARCLTSGFQCTEMLSGKPWSYQTDYFGIAATVYCMLFGSYMQVTTECGVWRTNGVFRRKPHADLWQDFFHALLNVPHGALPLSLGGLRRSLASALQENYGAKLPSLKSRMMVLLLENRKAAKR; encoded by the exons TATTTACA GCGCTTTGAAGACAGAATGAGCTCCTACACCGGAGACGACCCTCTGGACAAGTGGGACAA GTTTGTGGAGTACCTGGAGCAGAGCCTCCCTGCAGACGGCCTCGGCGGGATGGCGCTGGTGTTTGACTCTCTGGTTCGGAGGTTTTTAAACGTCAAGCAATATGCCAACGACCTCCGATACGTGAACTGCTGCATCAGATGT GCGGGCTTCTCCCCCGACCCCGTCGCTCTGTTCAGTCACGTGTACAGCAAGGGCGTCGGCACCACCACCGCCGCCCTGTACGTGGCCTGGGCCCGACAGTTTGAGCACCGAGGGATGAATGAGCAGGCCGAGGCCGTCTATAAGAAAGCTGTGGAGAACCGAGCCCAGCCGGCCGACACCGTCCTCGCTGAACTCCG GCAGTTTCAGACGAGAAGCCGGAGCCAGACGGCAGCATCCG CCGGGGGTCAAAGCGTGCTGCAGAACATGGACTCAAGCCAGCAGACGTCCTCTCACAGAGAGCCTGCCGCTCCAAACAAG GACTCGCTGGATTGTCCTCAATCGTACAGAACCGTCACTAC GGTCTCTCGCTCTGAGACCTCGGGCATGTTCCCCCCCGGTCGGGCCTCTGGCGTTGTGACTGTGTCGCAGTACAACAAGGAGGCCCTGGTCCTGGAGGGGTCGGAGCTTTGCTTCGAGGAAGTCCAAGCGCAGAAATACTTCCAGAAGCtgcaggggaggaaggagacaa TAGAGAAgcttctgcaggaggaggaagaggagctcctgTGCAGTGTAGGGTGTGGAGAGTTCACCGGGGAGCCTTCACTGCACAGG CTGTCTGCAGCAGAATCCCTCGATGATACCCAGAATCCCTTTGGGCGTCCCGGGCCCTCATACCGCCCGAGCAACCGTCGCTCTCTGGGGCTGAGATCACACCCCGAGCCCGCCGACGCCCACGAGACCGACGCCCACGAGACCTCTGTCGAGTGGCCTCTACAGCAGCCCGGCTCCGTGAGCTCAGAgatttcccatcatgcacctcACCTGGCCGGCGGGAGCATCGAGACCTGGATGGCGGCGTCACGCTCTCTCCACAGAAACGGCGGCGGTCTCAGTCGGGACGAGCCGGAGCTCAGCGCAGCGCACCA GGACGCCGTCCAGGAGGAGAAGCTTAACG TGTCGCAGGGCGGGACGGCCAACCTGTCTCACATCACTCCCAACACCTCGCTGGGCTTCGTTCAGGCCACGCCCTCCAGAGTGCTGCCGTCTCCCACCGTCAACACGCGAGAGGCTCTGG GTGTGATCATGGACATGTTCCAGGCGTCCACGCTCCTGGAGGACCCGCCCGGCGGCGCGGCGCCACCCCGGACCGCCGGTCGGGAGTTTGATCCCGGTCACCATGGCGACG GCGTCCCAGCGGCTCCGTTCATGGTTTTTCAGGACGAGGACAGCGGCGG GGCCGCGCCGCCGGAGAAGTCTAAGCCAATCAGAGCTCTGCTGGAGATCCCCGCCCCCACCAGACCCAGC GAGCCCCCGGAGCCCCCCCCCGATGAGAGCACCATGTGGGGCGCTCGCTACAACTCCCTCTGCTCGCTGGCAGCGTGCCCCAACACCACCGACGACTTCAACATGCTCGCCCGGTTTgtctccaccccctccacccacaaggcctccttctccttctgtgaGGGGGAGCAGG AGAACGTTTGTGGAGACGGGGAGGACGAAGCTTTCACCAGACGGCAGCCAAAGAAACTCAG CCCCATCATGGAGCAGAGTCCCTCCAGCGACGTGGCCTTcggtccgccccccccttcctcctccgctgcaCACGGCACCATTGTCGGCGAAGGCCTCACCCCGCCACCCCACTGCGCCTCCTCTTCCATCTCCATGGTGCAGCCGCCGCCTCCCGCCGTGCTGTCCTTCAGGGACCAGACCCTGTGTCCCGTTGACTCCTCCTCGGCCGCCGGCTGGGACGTGTACACGAGCCCCGAGCAGGCCGCTCCTCCCCCCCAGCAGCTGGGGGCGGAGCCATTCACTGTCATGGAGGACTCGGACAAACCGGTCAGTCCTGCAAGGGCGCGGGGGGGCGACGCCGGCAACGTCCCCATGAGCCCAGAGGGCTTCGTCTGGAGCCCCGAGCGCCGGGCCGAGCCAGACCGGGACTCCTCCCCAAGGCCCCGCCTCCAGACGCAGCTCTGTGCCGACGTGCCCATGAGCCCGGCGCACCCGCAGTTCGCCATCGAGGACGAACTCATGAACAGTCCGGGCGCTGCCGACGTGCCCATGGACACGGCTGGGGGGGCGGCTGCGGTCCATCTGGTGTCGGACCCCTGGGACGAGGAGCTGATGGCCCGTCTGATGGCGTCCCTGACTCCGCCTCTCGACACACACCCCCACTGCATCCGCTGGCAGTGCAAAGTCCCCAACATCGCCCCCAAGACCAGCATCAGCATCG GAAACGCGTCACTGCGAGTCGACTGCGTCCTCGGAAAAGGAGCGTTCGCTACAGTTTACCAGGCGACCGACCCCGTGACCTCCAACCGGACGGTGCTCAAG GTCCAGAAGCCGGCCAATCCCTGGGAGTTTTACGTGACCACGCAGCTGGACGCTCGCCTGCGGCCGGATGTCCGTCACCTGTTCAGCACCATCCGCTCCGCCCACTTCTTCCTCAATGGCAGCGTGCTGCAGGGCGAGCTCCACGGTCACGGCACCCTGCTG AACGTGGTGAACATGTACAAGACGCTGAGCGAAAAGGCCATGCCGCCGCCCCTCGTCATGTACTTCACCGTCTGCATCCTGCACATGGTGGAGCAGCTGCACGCCGTCCACATCATCCACGGCGACATCAAACCTGACAACCTGCTGCTTGGAGAGCG GTTCCTCGACAACAGGTGCTTTGAGCCGGAGAACGTGGACCACGGTCTGCACCTCATCGACCTCGGCCAGAGCATTGACATGGAGCTTTTCCCAGAAGGCACTGCTTTCACCGCCAGGTGCCTGACGTCAGGCTTCCAGTGCACCGAGATGCTCAGCGGGAAGCCCTGGAGCTACCAG acggaTTATTTTGGGATAGCGGCGACCGTGTACTGCATGCTGTTCGGGTCGTACATGCAGGTCACCACTGAGTGCGGCGTGTGGAGGACCAACGGCGTCTTCAGGAG GAAGCCCCACGCCGACCTGTGGCAGGACTTCTTCCACGCCCTGCTCAACGTGCCGCATGGCGCCCTCCCGCTGAGCCTGGGGGGCCTCCGGCGCTCGCTGGCCTCGGCGCTGCAGGAGAACTACGGCGCCAAGCTGCCGTCACTCAAGAGCCGCATGATGGTTCTTCTTCTGGAGAACCGCAAGGCAGCGAAGAGATGA
- the hey2 gene encoding hairy/enhancer-of-split related with YRPW motif protein 2 isoform X1, producing MKRPREDRAPGTGPPGHTKASFIRCASPPSTPQVMARKRRRGVIEKRRRDRINSSLLELRGLVPQQGSAKLEKAEILQMTVDHLKVLQATGGKAGHVDARPLALDFLSVGFRECVTEVSRYLSAVEGVASGDPLRCRLISHLAYCCSQRDAAALAIASRFPLQQDHPLPHPVHPVHPVHWAFGPLLSYTPSASPVSPDSGGGRAPQRPGELVQRVASSFSTQADSTSSPPSSLTLPCAPLSAPLLHGGYPIIPPCSSSSSSSSSSSSLSSKPFRPWGAEVGAF from the exons ATGAAGCGGCCGCGCGAGGACCGCGCGCCGGGGACCGGTCCTCCAGG GCACACAAAGGCGTCCTTCATAAGATGTGCATCGCCGCCCTCGACCCCTCAAGTGATGGCGAGGAAGAGGCGCCGAGGG GTCATCGAGAAGAGGCGCAGAGACCGGATCAACAGCAGCCTGCTGGAGCTCCGCGGCCTCGTCCCCCAGCAG ggtTCGGCTAAACTGGAGAAGGCTGAGATCTTGCAGATGACTGTGGACCATCTGAAGGTGCTGCAGGCCACCGGAGGGAAAG CAGGTCACGTGGACGCCCGTCCTCTGGCCctggacttcctgtctgtggggTTCAGGGAGTGCGTGACGGAGGTCTCCCGCTACCTGAGCGCCGTGGAGGGCGTGGCCTCGGGCGACCCTCTGCGCTGCCGCCTCATCTCCCATCTGGCCTACTGCTGCTCGCAGCGGGACGCCGCCGCACTCGCCATCGCCTCCCGTTTTCCACTTCAGCAGGACCACCCGCTGCCCCACCCCGTCCACCCCGTCCACCCCGTCCACTGGGCGTTTGGACCTCTACTGTCCTACACGCCGAGCGCTTCTCCCGTGTCCCCCGACTCCGGCGGGGGACGAGCCCCCCAGAGGCCGGGGGAGTTGGTACAGCGGgtggcctcctccttctccacccaaGCAGactccacctcctcacctccctcgTCCCTCACGCTGCCATGCGCCCCTCTgtcagcccccctcctccacgggGGTTACCCCATCatccctccctgctcctcctcctcctcctcctcctcctcctcctcctctctcagcaGCAAACCCTTCAGACCGTGGGGAGCCGAGGTCGGAGCTTTCTGA
- the bub1 gene encoding mitotic checkpoint serine/threonine-protein kinase BUB1 isoform X2 has product MDIATYLQRFEDRMSSYTGDDPLDKWDKFVEYLEQSLPADGLGGMALVFDSLVRRFLNVKQYANDLRYVNCCIRCAGFSPDPVALFSHVYSKGVGTTTAALYVAWARQFEHRGMNEQAEAVYKKAVENRAQPADTVLAELRQFQTRSRSQTAASAGGQSVLQNMDSSQQTSSHREPAAPNKDSLDCPQSYRTVTTVSRSETSGMFPPGRASGVVTVSQYNKEALVLEGSELCFEEVQAQKYFQKLQGRKETKKLLQEEEEELLCSVGCGEFTGEPSLHRLSAAESLDDTQNPFGRPGPSYRPSNRRSLGLRSHPEPADAHETDAHETSVEWPLQQPGSVSSEISHHAPHLAGGSIETWMAASRSLHRNGGGLSRDEPELSAAHQDAVQEEKLNVSQGGTANLSHITPNTSLGFVQATPSRVLPSPTVNTREALGVIMDMFQASTLLEDPPGGAAPPRTAGREFDPGHHGDGVPAAPFMVFQDEDSGGAAPPEKSKPIRALLEIPAPTRPSEPPEPPPDESTMWGARYNSLCSLAACPNTTDDFNMLARFVSTPSTHKASFSFCEGEQENVCGDGEDEAFTRRQPKKLSPIMEQSPSSDVAFGPPPPSSSAAHGTIVGEGLTPPPHCASSSISMVQPPPPAVLSFRDQTLCPVDSSSAAGWDVYTSPEQAAPPPQQLGAEPFTVMEDSDKPVSPARARGGDAGNVPMSPEGFVWSPERRAEPDRDSSPRPRLQTQLCADVPMSPAHPQFAIEDELMNSPGAADVPMDTAGGAAAVHLVSDPWDEELMARLMASLTPPLDTHPHCIRWQCKVPNIAPKTSISIGNASLRVDCVLGKGAFATVYQATDPVTSNRTVLKVQKPANPWEFYVTTQLDARLRPDVRHLFSTIRSAHFFLNGSVLQGELHGHGTLLNVVNMYKTLSEKAMPPPLVMYFTVCILHMVEQLHAVHIIHGDIKPDNLLLGERFLDNRCFEPENVDHGLHLIDLGQSIDMELFPEGTAFTARCLTSGFQCTEMLSGKPWSYQTDYFGIAATVYCMLFGSYMQVTTECGVWRTNGVFRRKPHADLWQDFFHALLNVPHGALPLSLGGLRRSLASALQENYGAKLPSLKSRMMVLLLENRKAAKR; this is encoded by the exons TATTTACA GCGCTTTGAAGACAGAATGAGCTCCTACACCGGAGACGACCCTCTGGACAAGTGGGACAA GTTTGTGGAGTACCTGGAGCAGAGCCTCCCTGCAGACGGCCTCGGCGGGATGGCGCTGGTGTTTGACTCTCTGGTTCGGAGGTTTTTAAACGTCAAGCAATATGCCAACGACCTCCGATACGTGAACTGCTGCATCAGATGT GCGGGCTTCTCCCCCGACCCCGTCGCTCTGTTCAGTCACGTGTACAGCAAGGGCGTCGGCACCACCACCGCCGCCCTGTACGTGGCCTGGGCCCGACAGTTTGAGCACCGAGGGATGAATGAGCAGGCCGAGGCCGTCTATAAGAAAGCTGTGGAGAACCGAGCCCAGCCGGCCGACACCGTCCTCGCTGAACTCCG GCAGTTTCAGACGAGAAGCCGGAGCCAGACGGCAGCATCCG CCGGGGGTCAAAGCGTGCTGCAGAACATGGACTCAAGCCAGCAGACGTCCTCTCACAGAGAGCCTGCCGCTCCAAACAAG GACTCGCTGGATTGTCCTCAATCGTACAGAACCGTCACTAC GGTCTCTCGCTCTGAGACCTCGGGCATGTTCCCCCCCGGTCGGGCCTCTGGCGTTGTGACTGTGTCGCAGTACAACAAGGAGGCCCTGGTCCTGGAGGGGTCGGAGCTTTGCTTCGAGGAAGTCCAAGCGCAGAAATACTTCCAGAAGCtgcaggggaggaaggagacaa AGAAgcttctgcaggaggaggaagaggagctcctgTGCAGTGTAGGGTGTGGAGAGTTCACCGGGGAGCCTTCACTGCACAGG CTGTCTGCAGCAGAATCCCTCGATGATACCCAGAATCCCTTTGGGCGTCCCGGGCCCTCATACCGCCCGAGCAACCGTCGCTCTCTGGGGCTGAGATCACACCCCGAGCCCGCCGACGCCCACGAGACCGACGCCCACGAGACCTCTGTCGAGTGGCCTCTACAGCAGCCCGGCTCCGTGAGCTCAGAgatttcccatcatgcacctcACCTGGCCGGCGGGAGCATCGAGACCTGGATGGCGGCGTCACGCTCTCTCCACAGAAACGGCGGCGGTCTCAGTCGGGACGAGCCGGAGCTCAGCGCAGCGCACCA GGACGCCGTCCAGGAGGAGAAGCTTAACG TGTCGCAGGGCGGGACGGCCAACCTGTCTCACATCACTCCCAACACCTCGCTGGGCTTCGTTCAGGCCACGCCCTCCAGAGTGCTGCCGTCTCCCACCGTCAACACGCGAGAGGCTCTGG GTGTGATCATGGACATGTTCCAGGCGTCCACGCTCCTGGAGGACCCGCCCGGCGGCGCGGCGCCACCCCGGACCGCCGGTCGGGAGTTTGATCCCGGTCACCATGGCGACG GCGTCCCAGCGGCTCCGTTCATGGTTTTTCAGGACGAGGACAGCGGCGG GGCCGCGCCGCCGGAGAAGTCTAAGCCAATCAGAGCTCTGCTGGAGATCCCCGCCCCCACCAGACCCAGC GAGCCCCCGGAGCCCCCCCCCGATGAGAGCACCATGTGGGGCGCTCGCTACAACTCCCTCTGCTCGCTGGCAGCGTGCCCCAACACCACCGACGACTTCAACATGCTCGCCCGGTTTgtctccaccccctccacccacaaggcctccttctccttctgtgaGGGGGAGCAGG AGAACGTTTGTGGAGACGGGGAGGACGAAGCTTTCACCAGACGGCAGCCAAAGAAACTCAG CCCCATCATGGAGCAGAGTCCCTCCAGCGACGTGGCCTTcggtccgccccccccttcctcctccgctgcaCACGGCACCATTGTCGGCGAAGGCCTCACCCCGCCACCCCACTGCGCCTCCTCTTCCATCTCCATGGTGCAGCCGCCGCCTCCCGCCGTGCTGTCCTTCAGGGACCAGACCCTGTGTCCCGTTGACTCCTCCTCGGCCGCCGGCTGGGACGTGTACACGAGCCCCGAGCAGGCCGCTCCTCCCCCCCAGCAGCTGGGGGCGGAGCCATTCACTGTCATGGAGGACTCGGACAAACCGGTCAGTCCTGCAAGGGCGCGGGGGGGCGACGCCGGCAACGTCCCCATGAGCCCAGAGGGCTTCGTCTGGAGCCCCGAGCGCCGGGCCGAGCCAGACCGGGACTCCTCCCCAAGGCCCCGCCTCCAGACGCAGCTCTGTGCCGACGTGCCCATGAGCCCGGCGCACCCGCAGTTCGCCATCGAGGACGAACTCATGAACAGTCCGGGCGCTGCCGACGTGCCCATGGACACGGCTGGGGGGGCGGCTGCGGTCCATCTGGTGTCGGACCCCTGGGACGAGGAGCTGATGGCCCGTCTGATGGCGTCCCTGACTCCGCCTCTCGACACACACCCCCACTGCATCCGCTGGCAGTGCAAAGTCCCCAACATCGCCCCCAAGACCAGCATCAGCATCG GAAACGCGTCACTGCGAGTCGACTGCGTCCTCGGAAAAGGAGCGTTCGCTACAGTTTACCAGGCGACCGACCCCGTGACCTCCAACCGGACGGTGCTCAAG GTCCAGAAGCCGGCCAATCCCTGGGAGTTTTACGTGACCACGCAGCTGGACGCTCGCCTGCGGCCGGATGTCCGTCACCTGTTCAGCACCATCCGCTCCGCCCACTTCTTCCTCAATGGCAGCGTGCTGCAGGGCGAGCTCCACGGTCACGGCACCCTGCTG AACGTGGTGAACATGTACAAGACGCTGAGCGAAAAGGCCATGCCGCCGCCCCTCGTCATGTACTTCACCGTCTGCATCCTGCACATGGTGGAGCAGCTGCACGCCGTCCACATCATCCACGGCGACATCAAACCTGACAACCTGCTGCTTGGAGAGCG GTTCCTCGACAACAGGTGCTTTGAGCCGGAGAACGTGGACCACGGTCTGCACCTCATCGACCTCGGCCAGAGCATTGACATGGAGCTTTTCCCAGAAGGCACTGCTTTCACCGCCAGGTGCCTGACGTCAGGCTTCCAGTGCACCGAGATGCTCAGCGGGAAGCCCTGGAGCTACCAG acggaTTATTTTGGGATAGCGGCGACCGTGTACTGCATGCTGTTCGGGTCGTACATGCAGGTCACCACTGAGTGCGGCGTGTGGAGGACCAACGGCGTCTTCAGGAG GAAGCCCCACGCCGACCTGTGGCAGGACTTCTTCCACGCCCTGCTCAACGTGCCGCATGGCGCCCTCCCGCTGAGCCTGGGGGGCCTCCGGCGCTCGCTGGCCTCGGCGCTGCAGGAGAACTACGGCGCCAAGCTGCCGTCACTCAAGAGCCGCATGATGGTTCTTCTTCTGGAGAACCGCAAGGCAGCGAAGAGATGA
- the hey2 gene encoding hairy/enhancer-of-split related with YRPW motif protein 2 isoform X2 encodes MKRPREDRAPGTGPPGHTKASFIRCASPPSTPQVMARKRRRGVIEKRRRDRINSSLLELRGLVPQQGSAKLEKAEILQMTVDHLKVLQATGGKGHVDARPLALDFLSVGFRECVTEVSRYLSAVEGVASGDPLRCRLISHLAYCCSQRDAAALAIASRFPLQQDHPLPHPVHPVHPVHWAFGPLLSYTPSASPVSPDSGGGRAPQRPGELVQRVASSFSTQADSTSSPPSSLTLPCAPLSAPLLHGGYPIIPPCSSSSSSSSSSSSLSSKPFRPWGAEVGAF; translated from the exons ATGAAGCGGCCGCGCGAGGACCGCGCGCCGGGGACCGGTCCTCCAGG GCACACAAAGGCGTCCTTCATAAGATGTGCATCGCCGCCCTCGACCCCTCAAGTGATGGCGAGGAAGAGGCGCCGAGGG GTCATCGAGAAGAGGCGCAGAGACCGGATCAACAGCAGCCTGCTGGAGCTCCGCGGCCTCGTCCCCCAGCAG ggtTCGGCTAAACTGGAGAAGGCTGAGATCTTGCAGATGACTGTGGACCATCTGAAGGTGCTGCAGGCCACCGGAGGGAAAG GTCACGTGGACGCCCGTCCTCTGGCCctggacttcctgtctgtggggTTCAGGGAGTGCGTGACGGAGGTCTCCCGCTACCTGAGCGCCGTGGAGGGCGTGGCCTCGGGCGACCCTCTGCGCTGCCGCCTCATCTCCCATCTGGCCTACTGCTGCTCGCAGCGGGACGCCGCCGCACTCGCCATCGCCTCCCGTTTTCCACTTCAGCAGGACCACCCGCTGCCCCACCCCGTCCACCCCGTCCACCCCGTCCACTGGGCGTTTGGACCTCTACTGTCCTACACGCCGAGCGCTTCTCCCGTGTCCCCCGACTCCGGCGGGGGACGAGCCCCCCAGAGGCCGGGGGAGTTGGTACAGCGGgtggcctcctccttctccacccaaGCAGactccacctcctcacctccctcgTCCCTCACGCTGCCATGCGCCCCTCTgtcagcccccctcctccacgggGGTTACCCCATCatccctccctgctcctcctcctcctcctcctcctcctcctcctcctctctcagcaGCAAACCCTTCAGACCGTGGGGAGCCGAGGTCGGAGCTTTCTGA
- the LOC120808205 gene encoding lactoylglutathione lyase produces the protein MEHEGGEGLTDEAVAAACRDGEPITQDYMLQQTMLRVKDPARSLEFYTGVLGMTLLQKIDFPSMRFTLYFLGYEDKSDVPADIKERTAWTFSRRATIELTHNWGSESDESLSYHNGNDQPKGFGHIGVAVPDVYAACKVFERRGVKFLKKPAAGKMKDLAFIQDPDGYWIEILSPNNMVSLLLP, from the exons ATGGAGcacgaaggaggagaaggactgACGGACGAAGCCGTGGCGGCTGCTTGCAGAGACGGAGAGCCCATCACCCAG GACTACATGCTGCAGCAGACCATGCTGAGGGTCAAGGACCCGGCCCGGTCTCTGGAGTTCTACACCGGAGTTCTGGGCATGAC CTTGCTGCAGAAGATCGACTTCCCTTCGATGCGCTTCACACTGTACTTCCTGGGTTACGAGGACAAGTCGGACGTCCCGGCAGACATCAAAGAGAGGACGGCCTGGACCTTCTCCCGCCGGGCCACCATAGAGCTCACACA TAACTGGGGCTCGGAGTCAGATGAAAGTCTTTCGTACCACAACGGGAACGACCAGCCCAAAGGATTCG GTCACATCGGTGTCGCGGTCCCTGACGTTTACGCCGCCTGCAAAGTCTTTGAGAGACGAGGAGTGAAGTTCCTCAAGAAACCCGCAGCCG GCAAGATGAAGGACCTGGCCTTCATCCAGGATCCCGACGGCTACTGGATCGAGATCCTGAGTCCCAACAACATGGTCTCTCTCCTGTTGCCGTGA